A segment of the Bacteroidales bacterium genome:
TGAACATATTGTCCATGCCTTAAAGCAGAATATTTTTTATTATTCAGAATCAGTTTTTAGAACAACATCATTTTTGAATTTTTCCATTTTATCATGAAGTTTTTTATATAACCTTTTGTTTTTTTTAACAGCTTCATTAATTGATTTTATCTGAGCATTCATAAAATTAACTGCTTTATGTTCATCATCAAAATATATTTTAATTGAATCAACGCCATTTATCAAGCCATGTGATAGGTCATGTTTTAAACCGGTAATCTGGGTTTTTGATAAATTAATTTCTTTAATTAAACTATTATAATCTCTTAGTAAATGTTTAATACTTTTATGAACATTTGCATAATTTCCAAAATCTATCATAAATTGTTTATCATCAGGCATTTCGAAATATGTATTTTTAAAAATTTCGACATTTTCTGTAACTTGTTTTTGTATTATTTTAATACTATCAATATCAATATTTTGAATTTCAATTAAAAAATCATCAACTATTACTAATAAACTATCTGTTTTATCAATATATTCATTTTCTAATTTATTTTTACATGAGAATGCAGCTAATACGATTATAATAGATAATATAATAATTTTATTCATAATTTTTAATATTTTAGTGATGTGTTTATTATTTACAAAATACATGATTCTAACCTATGTAGTATAAAATATCTATCGTATTCTGTCAACTGATTTTATTAAGTTATCGTCCTTACGGATTGCCCTTATAGCTAAATAATTTAAAATAATTGAGATAAGTGGTAATAATAATCCAAAAGAATAATTCGGTTCAGTGTTTAATAATGTTTTAGCTCTGAAAATAAATAATACAACATATATTATTAAACTAATTATAAAAATATAATTAATCCTGCCAAGTTTAATTTGCAGTAATCTTTTTTTGTATAAAAAAATACTAATAAAACTTACTGTAAAAACAATAATTATAAATATTATGACAGGAAATGCAGGAATAATACCATTTGTTGATTGAAAACCATTGCCTAATCCCTGATAAGTATAAGCAACTATCTGATTATCAACAATAAAATTAGCAAATGGAACAA
Coding sequences within it:
- a CDS encoding DUF4293 domain-containing protein, with protein sequence MIQRIQTVYLFVISLLFLLLFFVPFANFIVDNQIVAYTYQGLGNGFQSTNGIIPAFPVIIFIIIVFTVSFISIFLYKKRLLQIKLGRINYIFIISLIIYVVLFIFRAKTLLNTEPNYSFGLLLPLISIILNYLAIRAIRKDDNLIKSVDRIR